The Pirellulales bacterium genomic interval CGAGCGCTTGCTCCGCGGCGAGCGATCTGGCTTTTTCTACGGTAAATACAAGGTGCTCTATCAGGTCGGGGCCGGCACCTTTGCCCGCGTCCACCGGGCCGTGCATCGCGAAACGGGCCAAGTCGTCGCCGTCAAGGTCCTCCGCAATCGATTCAATGGCGACGCGGCCAAGCGCGATCAGTTTTTTAAAGAGGCGGAAGTCGGGCAGACATTGCGGCACCCCAATATCGTCGCGATCTACGAGGTCGCCAGCGAGAAATTGTCGCCCTACATGGTGATGGAGTTTGTCGAAGGACAAACGCTGCGCAATTTTCTCAAAAATCGCAAGCAGATTGCCCCCGTCGATGCAGTGCGGCTGATGGCCGATATTGCCCGCGGATTGGATCATGCTTTCCGCCGCGGCATTTCCCATCGCGACTTGAAGTCGTCGAACGTGTTGGTGTCGAGTGCCGGGCACGCCAAGTTGGTCGACTTCGGTCTGGCGGGCATCGATCCCGATGTCAGCGATGAGGCGCTCGCCGGAACGGAAAACCCGCGGACGCTCGACTATGTTGCTCTCGAGCGGGCCTCGAACGTGCACAAAGACGACAACCGCAGCGATATCTTTTTCGCCGGTTGCATTTACTATCACATGCTTTCCGGCAAGCCCGCGCTCGAGGAAACTCGCGACCGCATGCAGCGGCTGAATCCGACGCGATTTTTCGATATTTCGCCGTTGAAGCGCGAGTGCCCCGACCTGCCGCG includes:
- a CDS encoding protein kinase; protein product: MAELSAEQIAQRAFDLDLIDQRSLQAVLAETRNLEPAEFQQLLMRRELLTAFQLERLLRGERSGFFYGKYKVLYQVGAGTFARVHRAVHRETGQVVAVKVLRNRFNGDAAKRDQFFKEAEVGQTLRHPNIVAIYEVASEKLSPYMVMEFVEGQTLRNFLKNRKQIAPVDAVRLMADIARGLDHAFRRGISHRDLKSSNVLVSSAGHAKLVDFGLAGIDPDVSDEALAGTENPRTLDYVALERASNVHKDDNRSDIFFAGCIYYHMLSGKPALEETRDRMQRLNPTRFFDISPLKRECPDLPRPLASVVDKAMELDVKMRYQTPGEVLADLNIMQQRIAEGQSLDNAAIGVKQRSLMIVEPSPRIQDVLRTQLKQSGYRVLVTSDPQRPFSGFAAGAPPADCVLFCTSNLGETALDAFNRFGQHTSTARVAAVLLLGSKQGDWSARAKTSPLHAVVNSPFTVQQLRELIERVLGNAEPAEKQ